A region from the Chitinophaga sp. Cy-1792 genome encodes:
- a CDS encoding carboxy terminal-processing peptidase: MAKYWHFLPLLAIGYTAHASNPETDKELNRKNTIRLVMNHIMTQHYAPKAIDDDFSKAIWKKYLNVLDGNKNTFLQVDIAALRQYETKIDDELTTPSLEYFNAIFQLSNKRLLEVQQVYRTLLAQPMTFNTKETFETDRLHADYPANEAARKEVWRKYLKYQVLRKMVEMQQQDKKLSDAAAEKAARKAVLTATDGMFKNLLGNTAADDRFSAYMNTITMEMDPHTSFMAPADAGIREAMMSHRYFGLGLELTVKDGTVYIKRVLPGGTADQSGLLQADDLILQLSDDDGKMVDVAGMGIVEVSKMIRGENNTTLKLLVRKAAGTEKQVTVKRGEIKEDANAARSAVITQGTKRLGLVQLSEFYLDAKRPDGARSAIDVAREVQQLKEQQVDGIIIDLRNNPGGSLDQVVAMTGLFVKTGPVVLGRDKEGVQPYPIANGDKPLYEGPLAVMINESSASAAEIFSAAIQDYHRGIIIGSPSSYGKGTMQHTLPMGKLGDADKGIPDVNYGSLALTIKKFYRINGGTTQLNGVVPDIIVPGKREYAGLRERDNETALAADSVQQAFYMPSSAGGTLKAIAHNAQQRIDKDSSFTLVKQDVEWLRMHSAAAFSLDRNAFIKQLTNIQSYNNAIDQALKLPADQQLVIKGTSIQQPSSDKLAKYEEWMNNCRTDIYLAATVVVLTDMTDKQARDK; this comes from the coding sequence ATGGCTAAATACTGGCATTTTTTACCATTACTGGCAATAGGATACACCGCCCATGCCAGCAATCCGGAAACTGATAAAGAACTGAACAGGAAGAACACAATCCGTCTCGTCATGAACCATATCATGACCCAACACTACGCCCCTAAAGCTATAGATGATGATTTCTCAAAAGCCATCTGGAAGAAATACCTGAACGTACTCGATGGTAATAAAAATACCTTTCTCCAGGTGGATATCGCCGCCCTCCGGCAATATGAAACTAAAATAGATGATGAGCTGACAACACCTTCCCTTGAATATTTCAACGCTATTTTTCAGCTCTCCAATAAACGCCTCCTGGAAGTACAGCAGGTGTACCGCACCTTGCTGGCGCAGCCAATGACCTTCAACACTAAAGAAACTTTTGAAACAGACCGACTCCACGCTGATTACCCAGCTAATGAAGCCGCCAGAAAAGAAGTCTGGCGCAAATACCTGAAATACCAGGTGCTTCGTAAAATGGTGGAAATGCAGCAGCAAGACAAAAAACTCAGCGATGCCGCCGCCGAAAAGGCTGCCAGGAAAGCAGTGCTCACCGCCACTGACGGCATGTTTAAAAACCTGCTGGGAAATACCGCCGCCGACGACCGTTTCAGCGCCTATATGAATACGATCACAATGGAAATGGACCCGCATACCTCCTTCATGGCGCCCGCCGATGCAGGCATCCGGGAAGCTATGATGAGTCACCGCTATTTCGGGCTGGGACTGGAGCTCACCGTAAAAGACGGCACCGTATATATTAAAAGGGTACTCCCCGGCGGAACCGCCGACCAGAGCGGATTACTCCAGGCAGATGACCTGATCCTGCAACTCAGCGACGACGATGGTAAAATGGTAGATGTAGCAGGGATGGGCATTGTGGAGGTCTCCAAAATGATCCGCGGCGAAAACAACACTACCCTGAAGCTGCTGGTGCGCAAAGCTGCTGGCACTGAAAAGCAGGTGACAGTAAAACGTGGAGAGATTAAGGAAGATGCCAATGCGGCCAGAAGCGCCGTTATCACTCAAGGTACTAAAAGACTTGGATTGGTCCAGCTATCAGAGTTTTACCTGGACGCTAAAAGGCCGGATGGCGCCCGTAGTGCCATAGACGTTGCGAGAGAAGTACAGCAATTAAAAGAACAACAGGTTGATGGTATCATCATAGATCTAAGGAATAACCCCGGTGGCTCACTGGACCAGGTAGTAGCCATGACAGGTCTCTTTGTGAAAACAGGTCCGGTAGTACTGGGGAGAGATAAAGAAGGCGTACAACCCTATCCGATAGCCAATGGAGATAAGCCCCTGTACGAAGGGCCGCTGGCAGTAATGATCAATGAAAGCAGCGCCTCCGCCGCTGAGATTTTCTCCGCAGCCATACAGGATTATCACCGCGGAATTATAATTGGGAGTCCTTCTTCCTATGGAAAAGGAACCATGCAGCATACTTTGCCGATGGGCAAATTAGGTGATGCCGACAAAGGAATTCCTGATGTTAATTACGGCTCCCTGGCGCTTACCATTAAAAAGTTCTATCGTATTAATGGCGGTACCACGCAGCTGAATGGCGTTGTTCCTGATATCATCGTTCCTGGTAAAAGAGAATATGCCGGATTACGGGAACGCGACAACGAAACAGCCCTCGCTGCCGACTCCGTTCAACAGGCCTTTTACATGCCTTCTTCAGCAGGCGGAACACTGAAAGCCATTGCACATAACGCACAGCAAAGAATTGATAAGGATAGTTCCTTCACATTGGTGAAACAGGACGTAGAATGGCTACGGATGCATTCAGCAGCTGCTTTTAGTCTTGATAGAAATGCTTTCATAAAACAACTTACCAACATTCAATCCTATAACAATGCCATCGATCAGGCATTAAAACTGCCGGCTGACCAGCAGCTGGTTATTAAAGGTACCTCTATACAACAGCCATCATCCGACAAATTAGCTAAATACGAGGAATGGATGAACAACTGCCGAACAGACATATATCTTGCAGCAACAGTAGTTGTCCTGACAGATATGACAGACAAACAGGCGAGAGATAAATAA
- a CDS encoding VOC family protein, whose amino-acid sequence MAEKINPGFSRANHVGITVRNLEKSIAFYEALTGLKVSNVDEIGGPRMAKTQGLEDTRIKFANLHLDNLNIDILEYVLPAPEKAAYHNNQISAMHLCFEVDDIDAAMERLKQIGVVPEGAPIVFEEADGLRAGFGTAVAYFTDPDGTNLEIIAPKGPFKRKNP is encoded by the coding sequence ATGGCAGAGAAAATTAATCCCGGTTTCAGCAGGGCAAATCATGTTGGCATCACTGTCCGCAACCTGGAAAAATCCATCGCTTTTTATGAAGCACTTACCGGACTCAAGGTTTCCAATGTCGATGAAATTGGCGGCCCCAGAATGGCCAAAACCCAAGGTCTGGAAGATACCCGCATTAAATTTGCCAATCTCCACCTGGATAATCTGAATATAGATATTTTAGAATATGTGCTGCCGGCACCGGAAAAAGCAGCTTACCATAATAATCAGATCAGCGCCATGCACCTCTGTTTTGAAGTAGACGACATAGATGCTGCCATGGAACGCCTGAAACAGATCGGCGTAGTACCGGAAGGAGCACCCATTGTTTTCGAAGAGGCAGACGGCCTACGCGCCGGCTTCGGGACTGCAGTAGCCTATTTCACCGATCCTGACGGTACCAACCTGGAAATTATCGCGCCTAAAGGCCCTTTCAAAAGAAAAAATCCATAA
- a CDS encoding FecR family protein, with product METSGNDIDWEKIQEALKNADTSGLTAAELDLLQTAREMKQRVQSPEKFPTEEGWQRFVAARAKKQLRVTWGKRLAVAAGIAVLLGVAGSWWTQRQHAQPPVMAKADLKPQQHIQIKLANGKVLTLDSTAITQNINGSTIKADSTGIVYNAGGQKSTAITYDTLVVPKGRKITIALADGTRAWVNAASILIFPAAFTGASREVQVQGEAYFEVAANAHQPFVVHSGNQTVTVLGTAFNVNAYTATMKTTLTNGKVSVTAGTQQILLSPGQQAVYQSQTGELTQHTVDTRIFTAWKDGDIYFEEADLSTIVNSLGRSFDYEFKFEDASLEKLTFTLDLAQPENLQQVLDQIRITNGEITFRIQGRTIYVARSVPAGQH from the coding sequence ATGGAGACATCAGGAAACGACATTGATTGGGAAAAAATACAGGAAGCATTGAAAAATGCGGATACTTCCGGCCTTACAGCAGCAGAACTCGACCTGCTGCAAACTGCCAGGGAAATGAAACAACGGGTGCAATCCCCGGAGAAGTTCCCTACAGAAGAAGGCTGGCAGCGTTTTGTGGCAGCACGGGCTAAAAAACAACTCAGGGTAACCTGGGGGAAAAGACTGGCAGTAGCCGCCGGAATAGCTGTGCTGCTGGGTGTTGCCGGTAGCTGGTGGACACAGCGCCAACACGCGCAGCCACCTGTGATGGCCAAAGCCGACTTAAAACCACAGCAGCATATCCAGATAAAATTAGCGAATGGTAAAGTGCTGACACTGGACAGTACCGCTATCACACAAAATATAAACGGGTCTACGATAAAGGCAGACAGTACAGGTATTGTATATAATGCAGGCGGACAGAAAAGCACGGCCATCACCTATGATACACTGGTGGTTCCCAAAGGGCGGAAGATCACCATTGCCCTGGCAGATGGCACACGGGCATGGGTAAACGCTGCTTCTATATTGATTTTTCCCGCTGCTTTTACAGGCGCCTCCAGGGAGGTACAGGTACAGGGAGAGGCTTATTTTGAGGTGGCCGCCAACGCACATCAGCCATTTGTGGTGCACTCCGGCAACCAAACCGTAACGGTATTAGGTACTGCATTTAACGTCAATGCATACACTGCAACGATGAAGACAACACTCACCAACGGAAAGGTAAGTGTGACCGCAGGCACTCAGCAAATACTACTATCTCCCGGCCAGCAGGCGGTATATCAGTCGCAGACAGGGGAGCTGACACAACATACGGTAGACACAAGGATATTCACCGCCTGGAAAGATGGCGACATATATTTTGAAGAAGCTGATTTATCAACCATAGTAAATAGTCTGGGACGCAGCTTTGATTATGAATTTAAGTTTGAGGATGCATCATTGGAAAAATTAACTTTTACACTGGACCTGGCTCAGCCTGAGAATTTGCAACAGGTGCTGGACCAGATCAGGATTACCAA
- a CDS encoding outer membrane beta-barrel family protein, whose product MKRNAVLLTTIIIAILLSTSLQTTGQSLKISGQLKTTDGTPIPGAAVTLRTAIDSQLVKGTVSDSTGNFLLTGISSGNYLLQAYGPMNTRHSQLLQLTGKDLHLSAITIHSDQSVNLKEVVVDAHSPFLKRDLDRLTVDIEHSIYANGENAMRLFNVIPEVQIDAMGSILFRGSEKVTVYVDNRKIQLTGQQLLNYLKSIPSESIKSYEVRAVAGAQYDADNSGAVINILLKNDYKYGLSGSAGAEYQYTRYSNYSAWLALNYRIGRFTFQTSASGYMGTQFDEQTEIQYYKNTQVYTAQNNHTVNKNISYGNFKIGLDYKINDRQVIGVNYEGTHFPYEPTSTSVNNFSTGAKTSIDSTVHTGNQKHIRQSIQQANIFYRNRLDKKGSTLDIGYSYVSYDNNYNSAIETKYTYPTLQDKKFADSLYIDNPLTIHIHTANIDLEQILNNSWTLNIGGKYNASSTDNNISYFNELSAGSRFDSLRSNHFLYDEKIFAFYGSIAKKWTTWSFKLGLRTENTQYNGHSSGPGNGIANNQWGLFPTLFLQRSFTSGNALTLAASRSISRPSYQLLNPFEDIQNPFYIEKGNPALLPYYSNALQLSYLLHSTYNFTLGYKHTSKAINQVYHNYDAVIISTYDNVNNADDIFVSVSIPIHVAKWWDISSSATLRYVKLAINEGGYIAKDKFSQDGWISNRFKLPAGFYAELVGRYGRNKFLGIYDWKPQGSIDLNFKKSLLHDKFTATLNFADPFNLKRIGWEANEVAFTRNVTNRIPTRYFSIGLSYNLSKGKKEANRENVQRNDNDEVDRLNK is encoded by the coding sequence ATGAAACGAAATGCCGTACTGCTAACAACCATAATAATTGCTATCCTGCTAAGTACCAGTCTGCAAACCACCGGACAGTCACTTAAAATAAGCGGGCAGCTTAAAACCACAGATGGCACCCCCATCCCAGGCGCCGCAGTAACACTCCGGACAGCCATAGATTCTCAACTGGTCAAAGGAACAGTATCCGACTCCACCGGTAACTTCCTGCTCACCGGTATTTCATCGGGGAACTATCTGCTCCAGGCATACGGACCAATGAATACACGCCATTCCCAGCTCCTGCAACTTACCGGCAAAGACTTACACTTATCTGCCATCACCATCCATTCCGATCAATCCGTCAACCTGAAGGAGGTAGTAGTGGATGCCCACAGCCCTTTCCTTAAAAGGGATTTAGACCGGCTTACGGTAGACATAGAACATAGTATATACGCCAACGGCGAAAATGCCATGCGACTCTTTAACGTCATCCCGGAGGTACAGATAGACGCCATGGGCAGCATCCTATTCAGAGGCAGTGAAAAAGTAACAGTATATGTCGACAACAGAAAAATTCAGCTCACCGGACAACAGCTGCTGAACTACCTGAAAAGCATCCCCTCCGAATCCATTAAAAGCTACGAAGTACGCGCCGTTGCAGGCGCACAGTATGATGCAGACAACAGCGGGGCAGTAATCAATATATTACTGAAAAACGATTATAAATACGGTCTTTCAGGTTCCGCAGGCGCGGAATACCAATATACCAGGTACAGTAATTATTCTGCATGGCTGGCACTCAACTACAGAATAGGAAGATTTACCTTCCAAACCAGCGCCAGCGGCTATATGGGAACACAGTTCGACGAGCAAACGGAAATACAGTACTACAAAAACACACAGGTATATACTGCCCAGAACAACCATACTGTTAACAAAAATATCAGCTACGGAAATTTCAAAATCGGGCTCGATTACAAAATAAATGACCGGCAGGTAATAGGTGTGAATTATGAAGGTACCCACTTTCCATATGAACCCACCAGCACGTCTGTCAATAATTTCAGCACCGGCGCCAAAACCAGCATCGATTCTACCGTACATACCGGCAATCAGAAGCATATCCGGCAAAGCATACAACAGGCCAATATCTTCTACCGCAACCGCCTGGATAAAAAAGGTAGCACCCTGGATATCGGCTACAGCTATGTATCCTACGACAACAACTATAATTCTGCCATAGAAACAAAGTATACATACCCTACCCTACAAGATAAAAAATTCGCGGACAGCCTGTACATCGACAATCCGCTTACCATTCACATTCATACGGCCAACATCGACCTGGAGCAAATACTGAACAACAGCTGGACACTGAATATCGGCGGAAAATATAACGCATCATCTACCGACAATAATATCAGTTACTTCAACGAACTCTCAGCCGGTAGCCGTTTTGACTCGCTACGCTCCAATCATTTCCTGTATGATGAAAAAATCTTTGCATTCTACGGAAGCATCGCTAAAAAATGGACTACCTGGAGTTTCAAGCTGGGACTGCGTACCGAAAACACCCAATACAACGGGCATTCCAGCGGCCCTGGCAACGGCATTGCGAATAATCAATGGGGCCTCTTTCCTACATTGTTTCTTCAGCGATCGTTCACTTCCGGCAACGCCCTTACGCTTGCAGCATCAAGGAGTATCAGTCGCCCCTCCTATCAGTTACTGAACCCATTTGAAGATATCCAGAATCCGTTTTACATAGAGAAAGGCAATCCGGCGCTGCTGCCCTATTACAGCAATGCCCTGCAATTGTCTTACCTCCTGCATTCAACCTATAACTTCACGCTGGGGTATAAACATACCAGCAAAGCCATCAACCAGGTATATCACAACTACGACGCCGTCATCATCTCCACCTACGACAACGTAAACAATGCAGATGATATATTCGTTAGCGTTAGTATCCCCATACATGTAGCCAAATGGTGGGATATCAGCAGTTCTGCTACTTTACGCTATGTAAAACTGGCAATAAATGAAGGCGGCTATATTGCGAAAGATAAATTCTCCCAGGACGGCTGGATCAGCAACCGCTTTAAACTACCCGCAGGATTTTATGCAGAACTGGTAGGAAGATATGGCAGAAACAAGTTCCTGGGCATTTACGACTGGAAACCACAAGGCAGTATTGACCTGAATTTCAAGAAGAGCTTACTCCACGACAAATTTACGGCTACACTCAATTTCGCAGATCCCTTCAACCTGAAACGTATAGGCTGGGAAGCAAATGAAGTGGCTTTCACCAGAAATGTTACCAACAGGATACCTACCCGCTACTTCAGTATTGGATTGTCGTACAACCTGTCTAAAGGCAAAAAAGAAGCTAACAGGGAAAATGTACAGCGGAATGATAACGATGAAGTAGATAGATTAAATAAATAA
- a CDS encoding HEPN domain-containing protein — protein sequence MRSKCNYDEKSKQSLHAAELLIHSQRYNSSVHCSYYSCMQKIFQILFVDKKNDKGKMLSNGRFDRKGSHQQIFDMISTEFSKSYPADYKWLKRQFIKLKELREKADYSDEPIDQEEVYRALRIAESIITLIRKI from the coding sequence ATGCGTAGCAAATGTAATTATGATGAAAAATCAAAGCAAAGCCTGCATGCCGCAGAGCTGCTGATTCACTCCCAACGTTATAATAGCAGTGTGCATTGTTCGTATTACTCCTGTATGCAGAAAATATTTCAAATACTGTTTGTTGATAAAAAAAATGACAAAGGAAAAATGTTGTCGAATGGGAGATTTGACCGGAAAGGCAGCCATCAGCAAATATTTGATATGATAAGTACCGAGTTTTCAAAATCATATCCAGCAGACTATAAATGGCTAAAAAGACAATTTATAAAATTAAAAGAATTGCGGGAAAAAGCAGACTATTCTGATGAACCAATTGATCAGGAAGAAGTGTACAGAGCTTTACGTATTGCAGAATCTATTATCACACTTATTCGTAAAATATAA
- a CDS encoding NUDIX domain-containing protein, whose amino-acid sequence MKIIDKLAWIEIKDKTILSTISKGKQKYYIPGGKREQGETDEQALCREIKEELNVELRKDTLQYLGTFEAQADSHAEGIIVKMTCYTADYTGALAASAEIDHFRWLSSADKDKISEVDKLIFDYLKEQDLLA is encoded by the coding sequence ATGAAAATAATTGATAAACTCGCGTGGATAGAAATTAAGGACAAAACGATTCTCTCTACTATATCTAAAGGAAAACAGAAATACTATATTCCTGGTGGCAAAAGAGAGCAGGGCGAAACGGATGAACAGGCGTTATGCCGGGAAATCAAGGAGGAGCTGAATGTTGAACTGAGAAAGGACACCCTGCAATATCTCGGTACCTTCGAAGCACAGGCGGATAGCCATGCGGAAGGTATCATCGTAAAGATGACCTGTTATACCGCCGATTATACCGGCGCGTTAGCGGCAAGCGCTGAAATTGACCATTTCCGCTGGCTAAGCAGTGCAGATAAAGATAAAATATCTGAAGTAGATAAATTGATTTTTGATTATTTAAAAGAGCAGGATTTGCTCGCGTAA
- a CDS encoding GNAT family N-acetyltransferase, producing the protein MRLDIQTDRLVIRDFLKDDWPSLHGLYMLPETVRYNPSGYPESELFTKHLVDTWLHQPFDTNRTAYTAAIINKYDQHFVGIISLDLADAKYARAEIWYKLLPADWGKGYATEAMRAMLAFGFRELKLHRIECGCSIHNIASYKVMEKVGMQREGVKRSVLPLADGWHDAYMYGILAEEFFNRTII; encoded by the coding sequence ATGCGCCTTGATATTCAAACAGACAGATTAGTCATACGCGATTTTTTAAAAGACGACTGGCCGTCGTTGCATGGGTTGTATATGTTGCCGGAAACCGTTCGATATAACCCCAGCGGCTATCCGGAGAGCGAACTATTTACTAAGCACCTCGTGGATACCTGGCTGCATCAGCCTTTTGATACTAACAGGACTGCCTATACGGCGGCGATAATTAATAAATATGATCAGCATTTTGTTGGCATTATTTCGCTTGACCTGGCAGATGCAAAATACGCCAGAGCGGAAATCTGGTATAAGCTGCTTCCTGCTGATTGGGGAAAAGGTTATGCGACAGAAGCCATGCGTGCGATGTTAGCCTTTGGTTTCCGGGAGCTGAAGCTGCATAGGATTGAATGTGGTTGCAGTATTCATAATATTGCTTCTTACAAAGTAATGGAAAAGGTAGGCATGCAACGGGAAGGCGTAAAACGCAGTGTACTGCCACTGGCCGATGGCTGGCATGATGCGTATATGTATGGGATATTGGCGGAGGAGTTTTTTAACAGGACAATTATCTGA
- a CDS encoding pseudouridylate synthase, translating into MINVAEDGHPSASELKQATGEAFCLFKDQTTANIMADGLSFSPDADIHPLCKIAAAELQQHLLQQTEWNHNFGLGNNGAGAIIGKMFGVLVVRNQNNELGYLAAFSGKLANGNHHNKFVAPIFDGLKDGGFLNAGMTHLTEINREIAALQQENTTDSLAAAAALKETRKAHSNALQRKIHEQYNFRNKAGQYKNLIDIFINNGYKQPPAGAGECAGPKLLQYAWEHKMEALALAEFWWGQSPKSATWVHGAYYKPCKEKCEPILGFMLSE; encoded by the coding sequence ATGATTAATGTAGCGGAAGATGGGCATCCATCTGCATCGGAACTAAAACAAGCCACTGGCGAGGCATTCTGCCTCTTTAAAGACCAGACTACAGCCAATATCATGGCTGACGGGCTCTCTTTTAGCCCGGACGCCGACATCCATCCCCTCTGCAAAATCGCAGCGGCTGAGCTACAGCAGCACCTCCTGCAACAAACCGAATGGAACCATAATTTCGGGCTGGGCAACAATGGCGCCGGCGCCATCATAGGCAAGATGTTCGGCGTACTGGTAGTACGAAACCAAAATAACGAACTAGGCTACCTTGCTGCATTTTCAGGCAAACTGGCCAATGGCAACCATCACAACAAATTTGTAGCACCCATATTCGACGGCCTCAAAGACGGCGGATTCCTCAACGCCGGCATGACCCACCTGACTGAAATCAACAGGGAAATCGCTGCATTGCAACAGGAAAACACCACTGACAGCCTGGCTGCTGCCGCAGCGCTAAAAGAAACGCGCAAAGCCCATTCCAATGCGTTGCAACGTAAAATCCACGAACAATATAACTTCAGGAATAAAGCTGGCCAGTATAAAAACTTGATAGACATCTTCATAAATAACGGTTACAAACAACCGCCCGCAGGTGCAGGTGAATGTGCCGGCCCAAAATTGCTGCAATATGCCTGGGAACACAAGATGGAAGCACTAGCGCTGGCCGAATTCTGGTGGGGACAATCACCCAAATCTGCTACATGGGTACATGGCGCCTACTATAAGCCATGTAAAGAAAAATGTGAACCGATACTAGGGTTTATGCTGAGTGAGTAG
- a CDS encoding RNA polymerase sigma-70 factor, producing the protein MEPASFEELFRTNYSFLCATAYAVVEDEATAKDIVQDFFLYCWDKRSMIQITKNFKSYATRAVRNACINYLKKRGKVVFNDPSSFMEEELPAPVDDKELQETRDAALWAAIGRLPLQRQRIFLLSNRDDLKYRDIADQLNISVNTVKTQIKLAYQFLRKECDWMIVFIILLLLFSEKK; encoded by the coding sequence ATGGAACCGGCTTCATTTGAGGAGCTTTTCCGAACAAACTATTCTTTTTTATGCGCTACCGCTTATGCTGTTGTTGAAGATGAAGCTACTGCCAAGGATATCGTACAGGACTTCTTCCTATACTGCTGGGATAAGCGGTCAATGATCCAGATCACAAAAAATTTTAAAAGCTATGCCACCAGAGCCGTACGCAATGCCTGTATCAATTACCTGAAAAAAAGAGGTAAGGTCGTATTCAATGATCCATCCAGTTTTATGGAAGAGGAATTGCCAGCTCCTGTAGATGACAAAGAGCTGCAAGAAACGCGTGACGCCGCCCTGTGGGCGGCTATCGGCCGTTTACCCCTCCAGCGTCAGCGCATATTTCTACTGAGTAACCGCGATGATCTCAAATACCGGGACATCGCTGATCAGCTGAATATTTCTGTTAATACAGTTAAAACACAAATTAAACTAGCCTACCAGTTTCTACGGAAGGAGTGCGATTGGATGATCGTCTTTATAATACTGCTGTTATTATTTTCTGAAAAAAAATAA